A genome region from Magnolia sinica isolate HGM2019 chromosome 8, MsV1, whole genome shotgun sequence includes the following:
- the LOC131253749 gene encoding uncharacterized protein LOC131253749, translating into MNRSFRAAESQMQAPVEQQRQGRSLGAVMKGKEEDLALFLGMRKREKERNSLLLLHTSEDFDPPLGSKPGGSPIFKIVSSTPRKTASDDFLNSDGEKNDYDWLLTPPGTTLFPSLEMESNKSTLGQILTAKVRPTALKSRSMRWVENLHMEMFTTMESFYWR; encoded by the exons ATGAATCGGAGTTTCAGGGCTGCAGAGTCGCAAATGCAAGCGCCCGTAGAGCAACAGAGGCAAGGGAGGAGCCTTGGAGCTGTAATGAAGGGCAAGGAAGAGGATCTTGCGTTGTTTCTCGGGATGCGGAAGCGCGAGAAGGAGCGGAATAGCTTGCTGCTACTCCACACCTCCGAAGATTTCGATCCTCCTTTAG GGTCGAAACCAGGTGGTTCTCCCATATTCAAGATAGTGTCATCAACACCACGTAAAACTGCTTCTGATGACTTCCTAAACTCTGACGGCGAGAAAAATGATTATGATTG GCTTCTTACGCCACCTGGTACTACTCTTTTTCCTTCTCTGGAAATGGAGTCAAACAAATCCACCCTGGGTCAGATTTTAACCGCCAAAGTTCGTCCAACTGCACTGAAGTCGAGG AGTATGCGATGGGTGGAAAACCTACACATGGAGATGTTTACAACTATGGAATCCTTCTATTGGAGATGA